From one Microbacterium sp. 10M-3C3 genomic stretch:
- a CDS encoding TetR/AcrR family transcriptional regulator, with translation MSASPPRRRDALETTAAIERAAVDLALEHGYDGVTVDMICERAGVSQRTFFNHFPTKDDALLGSDAPAIDESAAREFLVSPGPLLVDATRLIAYSRDPKQTDAALFAARMRVVAATPALFARQMERMLGVADEVAGIVELRLRARYPKEPERDLRAQAEVITHMLAGVLRRRGEAWARGETVGPEDYDELLARVIPKLG, from the coding sequence ATGAGCGCGTCGCCTCCCCGTCGCCGTGACGCCCTCGAGACGACGGCCGCGATCGAGCGGGCGGCGGTCGACCTCGCCCTCGAGCACGGCTACGACGGCGTCACGGTCGACATGATCTGCGAGCGCGCGGGGGTGAGCCAGCGCACGTTCTTCAATCACTTCCCGACGAAGGACGACGCGCTGCTGGGGTCGGACGCCCCCGCGATCGACGAATCCGCGGCGCGGGAGTTCCTCGTCTCCCCCGGGCCGCTGCTCGTGGATGCGACGCGCCTCATCGCGTACTCGAGAGATCCGAAGCAGACGGATGCGGCGCTCTTCGCGGCGCGCATGCGCGTCGTCGCCGCGACCCCCGCGCTCTTCGCGCGGCAGATGGAGCGCATGCTCGGCGTCGCCGACGAGGTGGCCGGCATCGTCGAGCTGCGCCTGCGCGCTCGCTACCCGAAGGAGCCGGAGCGCGATCTGCGCGCGCAAGCCGAGGTCATCACCCACATGCTGGCGGGCGTGCTGCGGCGCCGCGGCGAGGCGTGGGCGCGGGGCGAGACGGTCGGGCCCGAGGACTACGACGAGCTGCTCGCGCGCGTCATCCCGAAGCTCGGCTGA